A single Theropithecus gelada isolate Dixy chromosome 7b, Tgel_1.0, whole genome shotgun sequence DNA region contains:
- the GSC gene encoding homeobox protein goosecoid, with protein MPASMFSIDNILAARPRCKDSVLPVAPSAAAPVVFPALHGDSLYGASGGASSDYGAFYPRPVAPGGAGLPAAVSGSRLGYNNYFYGQLHVQAAPVGPACCGAVPPLGAQQCSCVPTPPGYEGPGSVLVSPVPHQMLPYMNVGTLSRTELQLLNQLHCRRKRRHRTIFTDEQLEALENLFQETKYPDVGTREQLARKVHLREEKVEVWFKNRRAKWRRQKRSSSEESENAEKWNKTSSSSSKASPEKREEEGKSDLDSDS; from the exons ATGCCCGCCAGCATGTTCAGCATCGACAACATCCTGGCCGCCCGGCCGCGCTGCAAGGACTCGGTGCTGCCGGTGGCGCCCAGCGCTGCGGCTCCCGTCGTCTTCCCGGCCCTGCACGGGGACTCGCTCTACGGCGCCAGCGGCGGCGCCTCCTCGGACTATGGCGCCTTCTACCCGCGCCCCGTGGCCCCCGGCGGCGCAGGCCTCCCGGCCGCGGTCAGCGGCTCCCGCCTCGGCTACAACAACTACTTCTACGGGCAGCTGCACGTGCAGGCGGCGCCCGTGGGCCCGGCCTGCTGCGGGGCCGTGCCGCCGCTGGGCGCCCAGCAGTGCTCCTGCGTCCCGACGCCCCCAG GCTACGAGGGCCCCGGCTCGGTGCTGGTGTCCCCTGTACCGCACCAGATGCTGCCCTACATGAACGTGGGCACGCTGTCGCGCACCGAGCTGCAGCTTCTCAACCAGCTGCACTGCCGGCGGAAGCGGCGGCACCGCACCATCTTCACTGACGAGCAGCTCGAAGCGCTGGAGAACCTCTTCCAGGAGACCAAGTACCCGGACGTGGGCACGCGCGAGCAGCTGGCCCGGAAAGTGCACCTCCGCGAGGAGAAAGTGGAG GTCTGGTTTAAGAACCGCCGCGCCAAATGGAGGCGGCAGAAGCGGTCCTCATCGGAGGAGTCGGAGAACGCGGAGAAGTGGAACAAGACGTCGTCGTCGTCGTCGAAGGCATCACcggagaagagggaagaggaaggtaAAAGCGATTTGGACTCTGACAGCTGA